CAATGACGGCCGCCTCAAGACGTTCAGGGAGAACGGGAAGAAGGCCACCTGCGAGACCATCGAGGGCCGCCGCAGGAGGCTCGGGCTGGCGGCCTGAGCAGTCCAAGAATCCTGCCGCACCCCCAACCTCCAATTTTGTGCCAAGATCGGGCCAGTCGGGAACACAAGCGCGCATCCGGTCCCTCATCCCAAGCGTTAAACCCGTTGAGGTTAGGTGGATTACGTTAGCTACTGTGATCTAATCGACCCGCAACTCGTATTGACTCGCGGCTCGCAACAACTCGCGGCTCGTGCCGACCTGCGGCCCGTATCGACCTGCAACTCGCATCGACCTGCATACACTCCTACAACGCAGCCAAACCGCTGTCAGCCATCTTCTCGATGAAACGAGCGATATCGTCGGTGCTCTCGCGCATGCCCGTCTGGACCCATGAGCGGATGACGGCGAGGCATCCGTTGGCCATGAACGTGTAGAAGCGGTCGAGTTCGTCGGCGGCCAGATCCGGTTTCACGCGTCGCCACATCGCGATGCTTCTCTCCCTGAACGTGTCTACGATGCGCAGCAGCAGTTCGGGGTCGCTGTATTCGCCGAAAAACGCCATGCAAAGTTTTTCGTTGCGAGCGATGGTTGTGCAGATGTCTTTGCTGAATGCTTCGAGCGAACCGCCTTCGATCGTGTTTTTAAGCGAATGCATGATGGTTTGTGCAAGTTCGCGTTCGATCTCTTCGTACAGCGCGTAGATGTCAGCATAGTGCGAATAGAAGGTCGCACGGTTAACCCCTGCTCGGTCGCAGAGCTCCTTGACAGTGATTTTGCTTACCGGCTTCTCTTGCATGAGATCGAAGAAGCTGTCGCGCAGCATCATTTTGGTAAGACGTACGCGATGGTCCTGTTTCATATCGCCTCCTTTGCGCGCTCGCTCGGGTTGTGCGTTTTCCGTTCGCAAGACAACAGATTGAGTCCGGATGTCGATTTGCTGACACTTCTGAAGCATTTATCGGTTGAAGAATGATCATGATGCAATATAACTATAAACGCGAAAGATAATCAACACCGTGTTGTCAAGGATGCGCATCCGCCAGGCTGAGTTTTGGGCGAAGGATCGGAAACGCTGCTTGCAATGGCAAAGGATTGAGCTACCGTGGACCGATTCGCTACGTTCGTCATCGATCATAAGAAGCCCGTCGTGTGGCTTACGCTCGCGCTCGCCATCGTGGGTGCGGTGATGACGTTTCTGGTCCCCATCAACTACAACCTCTCCGATTACCTGCCCGAGTCAACCGAATCGATGCGTGCGGTCGATACGATGCAAGACGAATTCGGTGCAGCGGTGCCCAACGCGCGGGTCATGCTCGACAACGTGAGCATCACCGAAGCGCTCGAGTACAAGGAAAAGCTTGGCGCGGCAGCGGGCGTCGACGACGTCATGTGGCTCGACGACGTGGTGGACTTGGGTACTCCGATCGAAATGCTCGACCAGGCTACCGTCGAGCAATACTACAAAGACGGCCATGCCATCTTCGATGTGACCATCGCCTCGGGCAAAGAGTCGGAAGCGATGGATGCCATCTATCCTATCATCGGCGAGGGCGGCCACGCATCGGGCCAGGCGGTTAGTACTGCCGAGATGAAGTCCATGACTGTCACCGAGGTTATGAACGGCATTCTCATTCTCGTGCCGCTCATCCTGCTCATCCTCGTGCTTTCGACTACCTCGTGGATAGAGCCCATCCTCTTTCTGCTCGCCATCGGCGTATCGGTGCTTATGAATATGGGAACGAACCTGTTCATGGGAGAGGTGTCGTTCATCGCGTTCATGGTGGCGCCCGTGTTGCAGCTTGCGGTGTCGCTCGACTACGCGATCTTCCTCCTCCATGCGTTCCAGCGGTTTAGGGAAACCGAACCCGATGCCGTGTCGGCCATGCGCGCCGCGATGAAGAAGAGCTTCTCCTCGATTGCTGCTTCGGCGGCAACGACGTTCTTCGGATTTGCCGCGCTGTGCTTCATGCAGTTCCAGATCGGTATGGATCTAGGCCTTGCGCTCGTGAAGGGCATCGTGCTCTCGTTTCTGTGCGTGGTCATCTTCCTTCCCGCGTTTACGCTCATGGCTTACAAGCTCATCGACAAGACGCGCCATCGCCGATTCTTGCCGACGTTTCGGGGGGCGGGCAAGTACCTCGCGCCTTTCCGTATTCCGATGTTTGTCATCGTGATCGTACTTGCGGTGCCGTGTTTCCTCGCCCAATCGAACACCCAGTTCACCTATGGGATGGGCTCGGTCGAAGGCAGTCAGACGCGCGCTTCGCTCGATGCGGAGGCCATTGAGAAAACGTTCGGGCAGGCCGAGACGACTGTCGTGCTCGTGCCGAACACCGATAGGGCGCGCGAAGCGGAGCTTGTGGGCGAACTCGAGCAGATTCCGCATGTGACGTCGGTGCTTTCCTATACGAACACCGTTGGGCTGACTATTCCCGTGGAATTTCTCGATGATGGGATCACAAGCCAGTTCTATTCGGATGATTACGCGCGTATCGTCGTGTACGCTGATACGGAGAACGAAGGCGACACGGCATTTCGCGTCGTCGAGCAGATTCGCGAGAAGGCGAGTGCGCTCTACGGCAACGAGAGCATGTCGGCGGGCTACGCGACGAGTCTCTACGATATGCGCGATGTGGTCACGGTGGACAACCAGACGACGAATCTCATCGCCATCTGCGCGATCATCCTCGTGCTCCTGCTTACGTTCAAATCGGCCACGCTGCCGGTCATCCTCATCGCTACCATCGAATCGGCCATTTTCATCAACCTTGCCGTGCCGTATCTGGCGGGCGATTCGCTCAACTACCTCGGCTTCCTCGTCATCAATACGGTGCAGCTCGGCGCTACGGTGGACTACGCCATCCTGTTCACCGACAACTACCGGAAAAACCGCCAAGTCATGGCCGTGCGCCCCGCGCTTGCGAAAACGCTCGGGGATACGTTCTTCAGCATCCTCGTATCGGCGAGCATCCTTTCGCTCACCGGAGCTGTGCTTTGGCTCACCTCGAGCAACAACATCGTATCGATCCTCGGGTTGCTTCTGTGCCGTGGAACGCTGCTTTCGTTTCTGCTTGTGGTCACCTTTTTGCCGGGAGCGCTGCTCGTTTTCGACAAGCTCATCGGCAAAACCACGTGGCGCGCGAACTTCTTCGACCCGCGTACCTCGAACGGATCGGGAACAGAAGGCGGCCCCCGTACGCCGAACGGCTCGAGTGCATTTCCCGAAACCCGCACCTCGGGTGAGCTGGGAGCAGAAGGCGATTTCCGTACGCCGAACAGCCCGAATGTATCACCTGATTCCCGCCTAATAAGCGACACGCTTTCATCTCGTAAGGAGGAATCGTCATGAACGATACCCGAATGACGAACCGTATACTGCGCACCGCCCTGTCCGTCTCGCTTGCGGGCGTGGTGGCGCTTGGGACGTTTGGCACGGTTTCGCTGCAAAATGCCCAGGCTGAGGAAGGGGGGGCGGGGGCTGGCTCGGATGCCTCGGCCGCTGCGTCTGCGGACGCAGCAAGCGGCTCGGCCGACAACGCGACCTCGTCGTCGGACGCAACGGCGGGCGGCTCGGCTTCGTCGGGCGAAGCGGGTGACGAAGGTTCAAAGAGCGCCGCCTCTAGCGTGAACACAACGCCGAAAGACGAGGTCGTGTACGCACGGCTTGCGGGCGACGGCGCGGTGAACAGCGTATACGTGGTAAACGTGCTTTCCCCCGAAAAACCGGGCGCGGTGACCGACTACGGCGACTACGCCTCGGTCACCAATCTCACCGACACGAGCGCCATCGAGCAGGACGGCGACGCGCTCACCGTCGACGTGACGGGCGAGTCGTTTCGCTACCAAGGCGATCTTGCGGACACCAACCTTCCCTGGAACGTTTCCGTAACCTATACGCTCGACGGTAAGCCGATGAGCGCGTCTGATCTCGGTGGTGCAAGCGGTGCGCTCGAAATCACGATCGATACGAAGCGAAACGATGCAGTCGATCCGACGTTCTTCGATAACTACCTGCTGCAGGTCACGCTCGCGTTTGCGGAAGGGAAGGCGACGAATGTGGCCACGCCCGACGGGCAGATCGCGCTTGCGGGATCGAACACGCAAGTTACCTTTACGGGAATGCCCGGCAAAGACGGCTCGTTCACCGCGACGGCCGACGTGACCGACTTCGAGATGGACGGGGCGAGCCTTGCGGCCGTGCCGTTTTCCATGGTGATCGAATCGCCTGACAAAGAAGGGCTGCTTTCGGGATTCGTGCAGCTTGCCGACGGCGTGGGCGAGCTCAAAGACGGTGCCGACCAGATCGCAAGCGGCGCGCAGGACCTCTCGGCGGGTGCCGGCGAGATGGCTTCGGGTATATCCGGCATCGCCGACGGCGCGGCGGGCGTTTCGTCGGGCGCGGGAGACATTGCCGCGGGCGCAAACGGTATCGCGAGCGGTCTCGAGGCCTACCAGCAGGGCCTCAACGCCCAGGCGCAGCAATCCCAATCTTCGATCATCGATACGAGCGCGCAGAGCCAAGCGTATCAGGCTGCTATGCAAACGTATGTGGGTGCATTCGCCATGGCTTATCATGCTGCGGATCCCGAAACCGTCGGACCCGAAGTCGCTATGGCACAGGCCCAGCAGGCTACGGCGGCCCAAGCGGCAGAGGTGCAGACGGCGCTTCAAGCGCTCGTAACCGTGGAGGCTGCGAATGCAGCCTACGGCGCGGTGGCCCAGACGCTCTCATCGGCTGCAGCGGGTCTCGATGCGGAAAGCGACGGACAGAGCCTCATAGGCGGCATCAAAGCGCTTGCGGCGGGTGCGTCTTCTTTGGCGGCAGGTGCCGAGGAGCTTTCTGGCGGCGCGTCGAGTGCGGCGGCGGGTGCGAACTCTCTTTCGTCAGGTGCGGGCGAGCTCGCAGGCGGGGCAGGGCAGCTCGCCGACGGAACCGGTAGCCTTTATACGGAGATTCAGGCGATGCCCGATACGGTGAGCGAAGAAATTGATACTATGATCGCTGAATACAGCAAAAGCGATTTCGAGCCGACAAGTTTTACCAGTTCGAAAAACACCGATGTTACGCTGGTGCAGTTCGTGATGGCCACCGAGCCCATCGTTGCACCCGAGCAGAGCGAGCCCGAAAGCCAGCCGGCTGAAGACACGTTCTGGGATCGCCTTCTGGCGCTGTTCGGCATCGGGGATTAGGCGGGAGACGGTCGGCATCGCACCCGGAGCGCCGCGTGCGCGGATCGAGTGGAAAGAGGAACCGATGGCGTTACCTGCAGCCGACCTGACCAAAAAGGCCGACAAC
Above is a genomic segment from Raoultibacter phocaeensis containing:
- a CDS encoding TetR/AcrR family transcriptional regulator, with the protein product MKQDHRVRLTKMMLRDSFFDLMQEKPVSKITVKELCDRAGVNRATFYSHYADIYALYEEIERELAQTIMHSLKNTIEGGSLEAFSKDICTTIARNEKLCMAFFGEYSDPELLLRIVDTFRERSIAMWRRVKPDLAADELDRFYTFMANGCLAVIRSWVQTGMRESTDDIARFIEKMADSGLAAL
- a CDS encoding efflux RND transporter permease subunit, whose amino-acid sequence is MDRFATFVIDHKKPVVWLTLALAIVGAVMTFLVPINYNLSDYLPESTESMRAVDTMQDEFGAAVPNARVMLDNVSITEALEYKEKLGAAAGVDDVMWLDDVVDLGTPIEMLDQATVEQYYKDGHAIFDVTIASGKESEAMDAIYPIIGEGGHASGQAVSTAEMKSMTVTEVMNGILILVPLILLILVLSTTSWIEPILFLLAIGVSVLMNMGTNLFMGEVSFIAFMVAPVLQLAVSLDYAIFLLHAFQRFRETEPDAVSAMRAAMKKSFSSIAASAATTFFGFAALCFMQFQIGMDLGLALVKGIVLSFLCVVIFLPAFTLMAYKLIDKTRHRRFLPTFRGAGKYLAPFRIPMFVIVIVLAVPCFLAQSNTQFTYGMGSVEGSQTRASLDAEAIEKTFGQAETTVVLVPNTDRAREAELVGELEQIPHVTSVLSYTNTVGLTIPVEFLDDGITSQFYSDDYARIVVYADTENEGDTAFRVVEQIREKASALYGNESMSAGYATSLYDMRDVVTVDNQTTNLIAICAIILVLLLTFKSATLPVILIATIESAIFINLAVPYLAGDSLNYLGFLVINTVQLGATVDYAILFTDNYRKNRQVMAVRPALAKTLGDTFFSILVSASILSLTGAVLWLTSSNNIVSILGLLLCRGTLLSFLLVVTFLPGALLVFDKLIGKTTWRANFFDPRTSNGSGTEGGPRTPNGSSAFPETRTSGELGAEGDFRTPNSPNVSPDSRLISDTLSSRKEESS